Proteins found in one Amphiura filiformis chromosome 14, Afil_fr2py, whole genome shotgun sequence genomic segment:
- the LOC140169503 gene encoding uncharacterized protein, with amino-acid sequence MGSIKHCILLALVIIGLWYTSTVHKHNGVAYQYHRPTVGTTSSNCKPVFLKYLGTRMVYYPNSVSTFQSQLLVAGDIELNPGPDETNLVLLDDRNRPTHTVYSTAELLNANSENASVPLNTWLNIRSLGIQAKAPTHRGVRAGVRKQRRRSSVSSTACPQPTDVLTNSNSLSVCQWNARSVGNKTTTCSDYVLDNNIDALFLTETWLSELDNVKIGEFCPPGYNFINIPRDYNKCGGLGIIYRSPLKFQIIPFDFKTVNFEYSIISNNERKIYYVLIYRPPPSKENQLKTANFLVDFEIFVMCVNSLAGKIIMLGDYNIHCNRPEKSEVARFLEILESTGFHQYAEGPTHISGNTIDLVIARPEENLIKECSVGVRLSDHHMVHCKLSLQKPSEQQNVSVTRNFRNIDTINFQKDLNSCFVDILTRDDNVDYLSVAFEESIIKSLDLYAPVSKKTRSTRLRQPWYNSDIHSARRIRRTCEKKWRKTRLEVHHDMYIEQNKEVNKLIDRAKKQHISEKLNSAHDSKSVYKIVNGLLNNSSKVLPAYECANTLSNSFATYYQDKVSIIYSDLDKQQSGSVCSDTYRVNVTCRLTKFNQVSEEDVIKLVNGTATKGCVLDPVPTWFLKENVSIYVPVITHIINMSLSTGVFPDTLKHTIINPLIKNSRSILKS; translated from the coding sequence ATGGGATCAATAAAGCACTGCATCTTACTTGCCTTGGTTATCATAGGTTTGTGGTATACCAGTactgtacataaacataatggaGTGGCCTATCAATACCATAGGCCCACTGTTGGTACTACATCTAGTAACTGTAAACCAGTGTTTCTGAAGTACCTTGGTACTCGTATGGTATACTATCCTAACTCTGTATCTACTTTCCAGTCACAGCTTTTAGTAGCCGGGGACATTGAACTAAATCCAGGTCCAGATGAAACTAATTTGGTGTTATTGGATGatagaaataggcctacacatactgtgTATAGTACAGCTGAATTGTTAAATGCGAACTCTGAAAATGCGTCGGTACCATTAAATACATGGTTAAACATTAGATCGTTAGGTATACAGGCTAAGGCCCCTACTCATAGAGGTGTTAGGGCAGGAGTACGTAAACAGCGTAGAAGATCAAGCGTTTCAAGTACTGCATGTCCGCAACCCACAGATGTTCTCACAAACTCAAATTCTCTTAGTGTCTGTCAATGGAATGCACGATCTGTCGGTAACAAGACTACTACCTGTTCAGACTATGTGTTGGATAATAACATTGACGCTTTGTTTCTCACTGAAACGTGGTTGAGTGAATTAGATAATGTAAAAATTGGAGAGTTTTGTCCTCCAGGCTATAACTTTATCAACATTCCTCGTGATTATAACAAGTGTGGGGGGCTTGGTATCATTTACAGGTCCCCTCTGAAGTTTCAGATAATACCGTTTGATTTCAAAACTGTCAATTTTGAGTACTCCATTATTTCTAATAATGAACGTAAAATCTATTATGTACTCATTTATAGACCTCCTCCGTCCAAGGAAAATCAATTGAAAACTGCAAACTTTCTGGTTGACTTTGAGATCTTTGTTATGTGTGTAAACTCCTTAGCTGGTAAGATCATCATGCTAGGTGATTATAACATTCATTGTAACCGCCCTGAAAAGTCTGAGGTCGCCAGGTTCCTTGAAATTCTCGAAAGTACTGGTTTTCATCAATATGCCGAAGGGCCTACTCACATCAGTGGCAACACAATTGATTTGGTTATTGCTCGTCCAGAAGAGAATCTCATAAAGGAGTGTTCTGTTGGCGTCAGGCTTTCTGACCATCATATGGTTCATTGTAAGCTCTCATTGCAAAAACCAAGTGAACAGCAAAATGTGTCTGTTACACGAAATTTCCGTAACATTGATACCATCAATTTCCAGAAGGATCTAAATTCATGTTTTGTTGATATACTTACTCGTGATGACAATGTTGACTATTTATCTGTGGCATTTGAAGAGTCTATTATAAAATCCTTGGACCTTTATGCCCCTGTCTCAAAGAAAACGCGCAGTACCAGATTAAGACAGCCCTGGTATAATTCGGACATTCATAGTGCTCGTAGAATTCGCCGTACTTGCGAAAAGAAATGGCGTAAGACACGTTTGGAAGTGCATCACGACATGTATATCGAACAGAATAAAGAGGTTAATAAGTTGATTGATAGGGCAAAGAAACAGCATATTTCTGAGAAACTTAATTCTGCTCATGACTCTAAATCTGTATATAAGATTGTTAATGGTCTCTTGAATAATTCAAGCAAAGTGTTACCTGCATATGAGTGTGCAAATACTTTAAGTAATTCTTTTGCTACATATTATCAAGACAAGGTTTCCATTATATACTCCGATCTTGATAAACAGCAATCAGGTAGTGTATGTAGCGATACCTATAGAGTTAATGTCACATGTAGACTCACCAAATTCAATCAAGTGTCTGAAGAAGATGTTATTAAGCTTGTTAATGGCACTGCAACAAAAGGTTGTGTATTAGATCCAGTGCCTACATGGTTTCTTAAggaaaatgtatctatttatgtaCCTGTCATAACCCACATCATAAACATGTCTCTTTCAACAGGTGTATTTCCGGACACTCTCAAACATACTATTATCAATCCTCTCATTAAAAACAGTCGCTCAATCCTGAAGAGCTAA